A stretch of Blautia liquoris DNA encodes these proteins:
- a CDS encoding cell division topological specificity factor MinE, giving the protein MRVFLRKKKTPKTIAKERLSNLLLAERMDCSPRMMLMMKNDITQTINRYIPVNEDDIICQIRHTPAVLIYEIPIKRTEDTHVKTL; this is encoded by the coding sequence ATGCGTGTATTCCTACGAAAAAAGAAGACCCCTAAGACGATTGCGAAAGAACGTCTGTCTAATCTGCTTCTTGCAGAGAGGATGGATTGTTCGCCACGCATGATGCTAATGATGAAGAATGATATTACACAGACAATTAATCGATACATACCGGTGAATGAAGATGATATCATATGTCAGATCAGGCATACACCGGCAGTACTGATATACGAAATACCGATAAAACGAACAGAGGATACGCATGTTAAAACGCTATAA
- the minD gene encoding septum site-determining protein MinD — MSEVIVVTSGKGGVGKTTTAANIGIGLAQLGRRVVMVDTDIGLRNLDVVLGLENRIVYNLVDVIEGNCRLKQALIKDKRYPDLFLLPSAQTRDKTSVSPEQMVKLCEQLREEFDFILLDCPAGIEQGFENAIAGAEKAIVVTTPEVSAIRDADRIIGLLEAHDLREIGLVINRIRPDMVRRGEMMSVDDVVDILAVSLLGVIPDDEQIVVATNQGESVTGCDSDSGRAFVNISKRLTGEEVPFQTFNEKRGLISRLFRH; from the coding sequence ATGAGTGAAGTAATTGTTGTTACATCAGGTAAGGGCGGCGTTGGAAAGACTACCACTGCTGCCAACATAGGAATTGGTCTCGCTCAGCTGGGCAGACGTGTAGTGATGGTCGACACCGATATCGGCCTTCGAAATCTGGATGTGGTTCTGGGACTTGAAAACAGGATTGTCTATAATCTGGTTGATGTGATTGAAGGAAACTGCAGATTAAAGCAGGCACTGATCAAAGATAAACGATATCCGGATCTTTTCCTTCTTCCTTCGGCACAGACAAGAGATAAGACATCTGTCTCTCCGGAACAGATGGTGAAACTTTGTGAACAGCTTCGGGAGGAGTTTGATTTTATTCTTCTGGATTGTCCTGCGGGTATTGAACAAGGGTTTGAGAATGCAATTGCAGGTGCAGAGAAGGCAATCGTGGTGACTACCCCCGAGGTTTCGGCAATACGCGATGCTGACCGGATTATAGGACTGTTAGAAGCACATGATCTGCGCGAAATCGGACTTGTAATCAATCGGATTCGTCCCGATATGGTGCGAAGAGGTGAGATGATGTCCGTAGACGATGTTGTAGATATCTTGGCTGTTTCCCTGTTGGGAGTCATTCCCGATGATGAACAGATTGTGGTTGCAACTAATCAGGGTGAATCTGTAACCGGATGCGATTCTGATTCGGGCAGAGCCTTCGTCAATATAAGCAAAAGACTTACCGGTGAAGAGGTTCCATTCCAGACTTTTAACGAGAAGAGGGGACTTATCAGCCGCCTTTTCAGACATTAG
- a CDS encoding penicillin-binding transpeptidase domain-containing protein, whose amino-acid sequence MVKKIKKWLSEGGKKRSGILLGIFVIMTGVLIYRVFSLQVIHGKEYAEDFNLKITKTRPLKSTRGNIYDRNGNLLAYNQLSNSVTLEDNGSYSGRREKNLSLNGEIYHLIQIIQKNGDTLDSDFHIKVDANDNYVFDLEENSTALNRFRADVFGKKTIEELKPEEKSATPDDIMNHLIDGKNESCFGLINSKTPYKETELKEAGLPKELSKSEQLSIVNVRYQLRLTEFMKYLSVTVARDVSDATVAAVKENQSDLQGVNIQEDSKRVYTDPEYFASILGYTGKPSAEELEELQAENKSYSSNSIIGKSGMEKFMETTLQGKDGEEKVVVDSGGKVLQVLKGSRREPTTGDNVYLSLDKDLQKAFYKILEQRIAGVLVFNLQNIKNIDKNVINDNSSFPIPIYDVYSALIDNSVIDISHFGKDDATQLEKNVLAKFNEKQRETFDKIQIELTGSKPKSYNDQSEEMQTYMTYIVDDMLTKDTGILDPDKIEKSDEVYKKWKDGTISLQEYLTYAASQNWIDITQISDEKTYLNSTEVYSSLARYISEKLSLDNNFSKLLYHYMIMDDIISGTDICQLLYDQNLLTKDDDEYQQFTTGKLTPFDLLRSKIEKLEITPAQLALDPCSGSIVVTDPNTGKLLACVSYPGYDNNKLANQMDASYFQKLNSDLSSPFYNKATQQRTAPGSTFKLVTTAAGLTEGVIDKNTTVNCTGRFGVGLVDPSDELNCVALSGHGPLSIVNAIKESCNVFFCTVAYKLGLDENNHFSQNLALSQIQKYANMFQLGEKTGIEITESKSQVTTTLPIPSAIGQATHSYTTVSLARYASTLENEGTNYKLSLLDKITDASDKTVRNIEPEVTGNVELANGTWDIIHEGMNKVAKKIPELNQLPVEVYGKTGTAEESDTRPNHGLFIGFAHGEGKEDIAMAIRIPYGYSSTNAAMVAKDILSYYYNVEDKDDVLTGVADSEGASNVRTD is encoded by the coding sequence TTGGTTAAAAAGATAAAAAAATGGCTAAGTGAGGGTGGGAAAAAGCGCAGTGGAATCTTACTTGGGATATTTGTGATTATGACAGGTGTCCTTATTTACCGGGTGTTCTCACTTCAGGTAATCCATGGAAAGGAGTATGCTGAAGATTTCAATTTAAAGATTACGAAGACAAGACCCTTAAAAAGTACCCGGGGAAATATCTATGACCGCAATGGAAATCTGCTCGCTTACAATCAACTATCCAATTCCGTGACTCTTGAGGATAACGGGAGCTATAGCGGACGCAGAGAAAAGAATCTGTCTTTAAATGGTGAGATCTATCACTTGATTCAGATCATTCAGAAAAATGGTGATACTCTTGATTCGGACTTCCATATCAAGGTTGACGCCAATGATAATTATGTTTTTGACCTGGAGGAGAACAGTACAGCCCTGAATCGTTTTCGTGCTGATGTATTTGGCAAAAAGACAATTGAAGAGCTGAAACCTGAGGAAAAGAGTGCCACTCCTGACGATATTATGAATCATCTGATAGATGGAAAGAATGAATCTTGTTTCGGCTTGATTAATTCGAAGACTCCGTATAAAGAAACCGAGCTTAAAGAGGCCGGGCTTCCCAAAGAACTTTCAAAATCAGAGCAGCTTTCAATTGTCAATGTTCGTTATCAGCTTCGACTGACAGAATTTATGAAATATTTAAGTGTAACAGTTGCAAGAGATGTCAGTGATGCGACTGTAGCTGCAGTAAAAGAGAACCAAAGCGATCTTCAGGGAGTAAATATACAGGAAGATTCGAAACGCGTCTACACAGATCCGGAATATTTTGCATCAATTCTCGGCTATACGGGAAAACCATCTGCTGAAGAACTGGAAGAACTTCAAGCTGAAAATAAATCTTATAGCAGCAATTCAATTATCGGAAAATCTGGCATGGAAAAATTTATGGAAACCACTTTGCAGGGAAAAGATGGCGAAGAAAAAGTCGTGGTAGACAGCGGCGGAAAAGTGCTTCAGGTTCTTAAAGGTTCCAGAAGAGAGCCAACAACGGGGGACAATGTTTACCTTTCTCTGGATAAAGATCTGCAGAAGGCTTTTTATAAGATCCTGGAACAAAGAATCGCCGGTGTACTGGTGTTTAACCTTCAAAACATAAAGAATATTGACAAAAATGTGATCAATGATAACAGTTCTTTTCCTATTCCAATTTATGATGTGTATTCGGCTTTGATTGACAATAGTGTGATCGATATCAGCCATTTTGGAAAGGATGATGCCACACAGCTGGAAAAGAATGTTTTGGCAAAGTTCAATGAAAAACAAAGGGAGACATTCGATAAGATTCAGATAGAATTGACGGGATCCAAACCAAAGAGTTATAATGATCAAAGTGAAGAGATGCAGACATACATGACTTATATTGTCGATGATATGCTGACAAAGGATACTGGTATTCTTGATCCGGATAAAATAGAAAAATCAGATGAAGTATACAAAAAGTGGAAAGACGGGACAATTAGTCTGCAGGAGTACCTGACGTATGCAGCCAGTCAGAACTGGATTGATATCACGCAGATATCAGACGAAAAGACGTATCTGAATTCGACAGAAGTCTATTCATCACTGGCACGATATATATCTGAAAAGTTATCTTTGGACAACAATTTCAGTAAGTTGTTGTATCACTATATGATTATGGATGACATAATTTCAGGTACGGATATCTGTCAGCTTTTATATGATCAGAATCTTCTCACAAAAGATGACGATGAATATCAGCAGTTTACCACAGGAAAGCTGACTCCGTTCGACCTTCTGAGAAGCAAGATAGAAAAACTGGAAATTACTCCAGCGCAGCTTGCATTGGATCCGTGTTCCGGTTCTATTGTGGTTACTGATCCGAATACTGGAAAACTACTTGCATGTGTCTCTTATCCGGGGTATGATAATAATAAACTTGCCAATCAGATGGATGCTTCGTATTTTCAGAAACTTAACAGTGATTTGTCCTCACCGTTCTATAACAAGGCAACACAGCAGAGGACGGCACCGGGTTCAACATTTAAACTGGTAACCACTGCGGCAGGTCTGACAGAAGGTGTAATAGATAAGAATACAACTGTCAACTGTACAGGAAGATTCGGTGTTGGCCTGGTAGACCCTTCGGATGAATTGAACTGTGTGGCTCTTTCCGGTCACGGACCTTTAAGCATTGTCAATGCGATCAAAGAGTCCTGTAACGTCTTTTTCTGTACGGTTGCTTATAAACTAGGGCTTGATGAGAACAACCATTTTTCTCAGAATCTGGCTCTTAGTCAGATACAAAAATATGCGAATATGTTCCAGCTGGGAGAAAAAACCGGTATTGAGATCACGGAGAGTAAATCTCAGGTTACAACGACTCTGCCAATTCCCTCGGCTATCGGACAGGCTACACATAGTTATACGACGGTATCGCTGGCTCGGTATGCATCTACACTTGAGAATGAGGGAACTAATTATAAACTTTCTCTTCTGGACAAGATTACAGATGCATCTGATAAAACAGTCCGGAATATTGAACCTGAGGTTACCGGAAACGTGGAGCTTGCAAACGGCACTTGGGATATTATTCATGAAGGTATGAACAAGGTAGCTAAAAAGATTCCTGAATTGAATCAGCTTCCCGTTGAAGTCTATGGAAAGACAGGTACGGCAGAAGAGTCCGATACCCGTCCAAACCACGGATTGTTTATAGGATTTGCTCATGGCGAGGGAAAAGAAGATATTGCGATGGCAATCCGGATTCCATATGGTTATTCTTCTACCAATGCAGCAATGGTAGCTAAGGATATATTAAGTTACTACTATAATGTGGAAGATAAAGATGATGTCCTGACTGGAGTTGCTGATTCCGAAGGGGCTTCGAATGTACGGACAGATTAA